One Spiroplasma endosymbiont of Nebria brevicollis DNA window includes the following coding sequences:
- a CDS encoding recombinase RecT, translating to MANLTLPKNIDKSKIQQFTNYYELTKLNDKKLSTLNPQSVINTLATIFELDLSNNPIKKEIALIPYNNELQVQIQEDGFLTLLQRSNCVIDFQREIITDKHIFNKETKRWELDPSKIFENKIIIGYYGMISIKNYLGKIITFIKGMTKQECEEHRKKYSKANGNSPWTTSFNAMALKTVIKAIIRDINKDPSIKLENQNIIDRAMQIDQAIVLDNENIMYVDNPNNDNKEIKLKVMEESKEEININYEQIQNNIDNLDNMVFSNE from the coding sequence ATGGCAAATTTAACTTTACCTAAAAATATAGATAAATCAAAAATACAACAATTTACTAACTATTATGAATTAACAAAATTAAATGATAAAAAATTATCAACATTAAATCCACAATCAGTTATTAATACTTTAGCAACTATATTTGAATTAGATTTAAGTAATAATCCAATTAAAAAAGAAATAGCATTAATACCTTATAATAATGAATTACAAGTACAAATACAAGAAGATGGTTTTTTAACTTTATTACAACGTTCAAATTGTGTAATTGATTTTCAAAGAGAAATTATTACTGATAAACATATTTTTAATAAAGAAACTAAACGTTGAGAATTAGACCCTAGTAAAATATTTGAAAATAAAATAATTATTGGTTATTATGGTATGATTTCTATTAAAAATTATTTAGGTAAAATAATTACTTTTATTAAAGGTATGACTAAACAAGAATGTGAAGAACATAGAAAAAAATATAGTAAAGCAAATGGTAATAGTCCATGAACTACTAGTTTTAATGCTATGGCACTTAAAACAGTTATTAAAGCAATTATTAGAGATATTAATAAAGACCCTAGTATTAAATTAGAAAATCAAAATATTATTGATAGAGCAATGCAAATTGACCAAGCAATAGTATTAGATAATGAAAATATAATGTATGTTGATAATCCAAATAATGATAATAAAGAAATTAAATTAAAAGTAATGGAAGAATCAAAAGAAGAAATAAATATTAATTATGAACAAATACAAAATAATATTGATAATTTAGATAATATGGTATTTAGTAATGAATAA
- a CDS encoding PD-(D/E)XK nuclease family protein, whose amino-acid sequence MQLKNNLIFKKDTHQYFLNNQEKISVSKIIQYYLYEDKNPYENIPFDRLENARLRGETVHKVAELYFKNININNIKDKLLNNIQHLFNKNYLQYCENLLNNLQEFKVNTKYICEQVFTYDIIAGTPDLIYKENNLYTIIDFKTLSNMYKENKEKSILQLTAYYWILKNNGFNLSNIHYIYWIQKDKVEKILVEITDELVYEWEMAIALWKENH is encoded by the coding sequence ATGCAATTAAAAAATAATTTAATTTTTAAAAAAGATACACATCAATATTTTTTAAATAATCAAGAAAAAATCTCAGTTTCAAAAATTATTCAATATTATTTATATGAAGATAAAAATCCTTATGAAAATATACCTTTTGATAGATTAGAAAATGCTAGATTAAGAGGAGAAACTGTTCATAAAGTAGCAGAATTATATTTTAAAAATATAAATATTAATAATATAAAAGATAAATTATTAAATAATATTCAACATTTATTTAATAAAAATTATTTACAATATTGTGAAAATTTATTAAATAATTTACAAGAATTTAAAGTAAATACTAAATATATATGTGAACAAGTATTTACTTATGATATTATTGCTGGAACACCAGATTTAATTTATAAAGAAAATAATTTATATACAATAATTGATTTTAAAACATTATCAAATATGTATAAAGAAAATAAAGAAAAATCAATATTACAATTAACTGCTTATTATTGAATATTAAAAAATAATGGTTTTAATTTATCAAATATACATTATATTTATTGAATTCAAAAAGATAAAGTAGAAAAAATATTAGTAGAAATAACAGATGAATTAGTATATGAATGAGAAATGGCAATTGCACTTTGAAAGGAAAATCACTAA
- the der gene encoding ribosome biogenesis GTPase Der, which produces MNKLPKVVIVGRPNVGKSSIFNRILQKRVAIIEDMPGATRDRIYGIGEWLTQNFVVIDTGGITKEITNFTKQINEQVNIALVEADIILFVCSYQEGLTHEDQDIAKLLYKTKKPVIIVANKYDNVARDEDKVYDYLSVGFGDPILVSAAHGIGFGDLLDLIIAKSPKAQNKEQNKNINLAIIGRPNVGKSSLVNTILQENRVIVSPIAGTTTDAIDSNFVYNKNQYCVIDTAGIRKKGKISEHLEKYSLIRTTNAIERSGIVLFLLDGSVEIQEQDLTVAGMAKNLDKPVIIIVNKWDLVKKDEKTMIEFTKKIKDKFKYLEYSFIVFLSALENTRVHTLFATINEVLMNMNLRIKTSILNEVLNKAQLINEPPYFKGGRLKIYYGTQVDKNPPTFVLMVNDPQRCHFSYERFLTNQIRERFGFQGVPIKLFLRMRKSLYNEQKEV; this is translated from the coding sequence ATGAATAAATTACCAAAAGTTGTAATTGTTGGCAGACCAAATGTTGGTAAATCTTCAATCTTCAATCGGATATTACAAAAACGAGTAGCCATTATTGAAGATATGCCTGGTGCCACAAGAGACCGTATTTATGGCATTGGTGAATGGTTAACACAAAACTTTGTGGTCATTGATACTGGTGGTATTACCAAAGAAATTACTAATTTTACTAAACAAATTAATGAGCAAGTCAATATTGCTTTAGTTGAAGCTGATATTATTTTATTTGTGTGTTCATATCAAGAAGGTTTAACGCATGAAGACCAAGATATTGCCAAATTACTTTATAAAACCAAAAAACCAGTCATTATTGTTGCAAATAAATACGATAATGTAGCTCGTGATGAAGATAAAGTTTATGATTATTTAAGTGTGGGATTTGGTGATCCAATCTTAGTATCTGCTGCTCACGGTATTGGTTTTGGTGACTTGTTAGATTTAATTATTGCTAAATCACCCAAAGCGCAAAACAAAGAGCAAAATAAAAATATTAATTTAGCTATTATTGGTCGTCCTAATGTTGGCAAATCTAGTTTGGTTAATACTATCTTACAAGAAAATCGAGTGATTGTATCACCAATCGCTGGTACTACTACTGATGCCATTGATAGTAATTTCGTTTATAATAAAAACCAATATTGTGTGATTGATACAGCAGGAATTAGAAAAAAAGGTAAAATCAGTGAACATTTAGAAAAATATAGTTTAATTAGAACAACTAATGCCATCGAACGCAGTGGTATCGTTTTATTCTTATTAGATGGTAGTGTTGAAATTCAAGAGCAAGATTTAACAGTAGCAGGAATGGCTAAGAATTTAGATAAACCAGTTATTATTATTGTTAATAAATGAGACTTAGTAAAAAAAGATGAAAAAACCATGATTGAATTTACTAAAAAAATCAAAGATAAATTTAAATATTTAGAATATTCATTTATTGTATTTCTATCAGCACTTGAGAATACTCGTGTCCATACATTATTTGCTACTATTAATGAAGTATTAATGAATATGAATTTACGAATTAAAACAAGTATTCTCAATGAAGTTCTTAATAAAGCACAATTAATTAATGAACCACCATATTTTAAAGGTGGAAGGCTAAAAATTTATTATGGAACCCAAGTTGATAAAAATCCGCCAACTTTTGTTTTAATGGTTAATGATCCACAACGTTGTCACTTTTCATATGAACGTTTCTTAACTAATCAAATTCGTGAACGATTTGGCTTTCAGGGTGTTCCGATTAAACTGTTTTTAAGAATGCGTAAATCATTATACAACGAACAAAAAGAAGTATAA
- the cmk gene encoding (d)CMP kinase, which produces MIKKINIAIDGPAASGKSAAAALLAKKVDYNYMDTGIMYRSFTEYCLKKQIPFDSEDLVTQALELFEMKWVNGHFLFNGQPVTDEIYSANVTKNVPKIAALPEVRKIIVKRIQDIVKTQGFIVVGRDIASVVLPDAQLKIFLTSSLHARSIRRYKQYIKEGINIKQEQVYEDMLLRDNTDKNRSTGRLIIVEDAKVLDNSDYDLQVTVAKLTSLYHNYFSH; this is translated from the coding sequence ATGATTAAAAAAATTAATATTGCCATCGATGGACCTGCAGCATCTGGTAAGTCAGCAGCAGCAGCATTATTGGCTAAAAAAGTTGACTATAACTATATGGATACAGGGATTATGTACCGTAGTTTTACTGAGTATTGTTTAAAAAAACAAATTCCCTTCGATAGTGAAGACTTAGTGACCCAAGCATTAGAATTATTTGAAATGAAATGAGTTAATGGTCACTTCTTATTTAATGGTCAACCTGTCACTGATGAAATTTATAGTGCTAATGTTACAAAAAACGTTCCTAAAATTGCTGCTTTACCAGAGGTTCGTAAAATTATTGTGAAACGAATTCAAGATATTGTTAAAACACAAGGGTTTATTGTTGTCGGAAGAGATATTGCTAGTGTTGTGTTGCCTGATGCGCAGTTAAAAATCTTTTTAACTTCTAGTCTTCATGCTCGTAGTATTAGAAGATACAAACAATATATTAAAGAAGGTATTAATATTAAACAAGAACAAGTATATGAAGATATGCTATTACGTGATAATACTGATAAAAATCGTAGTACAGGAAGACTAATTATTGTTGAAGATGCTAAAGTTTTAGATAATAGTGACTATGATTTACAAGTAACAGTTGCTAAATTAACAAGTTTATACCATAATTACTTTAGTCATTAA
- a CDS encoding ABC transporter permease gives MKKESLLFKNAFKQAFRNKIQLVGLIVLVLLSSTIFSLMETSLSRISSEYVILIGNDPQHGSNLHDFVIDLSETATIGPIPATPFLEEKSNIVINNIANEIDNSFMWDRVEGRNLQLDNNKNQRVLKLLTYNNQARIDRLVISDGYTIGDSNNPDKLTPAVKQTVINKEFAYKNNLHIGDIIRVQKDQLGTSLKVNYDINNPIYSIFNWLKIVGFGTSADFTTPIIDQTTPIPNKTREGVLYVDPISFGLSNSRKDNNFFWTYNKQLEHFSVSSQADREVYFVGKWNHGQNNNITNVSNQLRTTYVSIIDADAKLVYNLGDSDYRFNSRTSILTGTINGFTSLLIALLLIVLVITGITVVLITYKNIDNSRMQIGILKSLGYSNIKILITSLAYPMVAAFIGTILVFLPASGLQLIVVHTFANYFNLDFGKFVFDGLGFLYCLILTFGFLSIIAWVISALTVIQNPIKLIKNESVTADSHFTRAIKRVSINRGFLTRFRLALFTSSIGKMAAASLTMFLGTTLMTTAIIGPKIMADNKLLSFTGMNYKSAVEYNIPTYNSPYTFYQTYNPNTKPWDYKTIKQGTDTYQRPLRGDENNDEFVKEILANNINSEAYAPMTFANASAALSTLGLFSLTYLDGKMFTKSFLNGLDSSDANSPYLISTIVPSAWPAAWPIYLNALQNTDVDSYYSNDNYNLLRKFYQDYRSTVAMNISGVISKSGQLSDNPNDFSNTLFKSFATKNDFLGKKTIPAYDNIPPISEGGDTFETTIDNFQFDQSDKAYPWHVTNEKEILTKSATELPSQASRNSWINKISTWFGALFYSRIGQTVVQGTYSRSPYFIRQNIANAYNDPNSPFNISFNVLPFNNKTDELGTYFVGEPDKYFNGHKYPMKVYGLQSQQQLEKPSMMQLYDSDGNVLNPLLESDDGSDTTRIVINQTIAKQLNLHVNDPFMMTTNGNIMEFKNNPGDDYTHFNVKDISFTELGKNIVGNRSNNVTLNKQSTRFTKVNKLKDNPYVSLNTATKMLKENVAGNVVTTRDSILTKYKVVGIYNGYGQPNAYISKTNADKLLHYNDKTVNNTDSRSMLFRIFQMEWKNEATWNGIDFSVLKPADMDYAKFVNDATVDPNLVKVFDNEYPLFNFKFSNSDVLPDITNSFSTSQIYGDYSPFGLNGGFEEASGETYEGYGVGSALNVSPLYVHYQLLNQITTLVDAVLAAFIVFSLIISFFIILLTSNLVIYENRKVIATMKTLGYSDSKITNIVIGMYLPLIIAMFVIGFPIGWVIVSQVISYLALHTIWVLPLFFTWWLPFVVAGIVLGIYGATFMIGWNSMKKINPIKTLNEID, from the coding sequence ATGAAAAAAGAATCATTATTATTTAAAAATGCTTTTAAACAAGCATTTCGTAATAAAATTCAATTAGTGGGATTAATAGTGTTAGTATTATTATCATCAACTATTTTCTCATTAATGGAAACTAGTTTAAGTCGTATCTCTAGTGAATATGTAATATTAATTGGTAATGATCCCCAACATGGTTCTAACTTGCATGACTTTGTTATTGACCTATCAGAAACTGCTACCATTGGCCCCATTCCCGCTACACCATTTTTAGAAGAAAAATCTAATATTGTGATTAATAACATTGCTAATGAAATTGATAATAGTTTCATGTGGGACCGGGTTGAAGGAAGAAACTTACAACTTGACAATAATAAGAACCAACGAGTATTAAAGTTACTAACTTATAATAATCAAGCACGTATTGACCGATTAGTTATCAGTGATGGTTATACCATTGGTGATTCTAATAATCCCGATAAATTAACACCTGCTGTTAAACAAACAGTTATTAATAAAGAATTTGCTTATAAAAATAATTTACACATTGGTGATATTATTCGTGTTCAAAAAGACCAGTTGGGTACTAGTTTAAAAGTTAATTATGATATTAATAATCCGATTTATAGTATTTTTAATTGATTAAAAATTGTGGGATTTGGCACTAGTGCTGATTTTACAACTCCTATTATTGACCAAACAACTCCTATTCCTAATAAAACACGTGAAGGTGTTTTATATGTTGATCCAATTAGTTTTGGACTAAGTAATTCTCGTAAAGATAATAATTTTTTTTGAACTTATAATAAACAATTAGAACATTTTAGTGTCAGTTCACAAGCCGATCGTGAAGTTTATTTTGTTGGGAAATGAAATCATGGTCAAAACAATAATATTACTAATGTTAGTAATCAATTACGTACTACTTATGTTAGCATTATCGATGCTGATGCTAAGTTAGTTTATAATTTAGGAGATAGTGATTATCGCTTTAATAGTCGTACTAGTATTTTAACAGGTACGATTAATGGTTTTACTAGTTTACTAATCGCGTTATTGTTAATTGTTTTAGTTATTACGGGAATTACAGTAGTTTTAATTACTTATAAAAATATTGATAATTCTCGTATGCAAATTGGAATCTTAAAATCGCTTGGTTATAGTAATATTAAAATCTTAATTACATCATTGGCATATCCCATGGTAGCAGCTTTTATTGGTACGATTTTAGTATTCTTACCTGCTAGTGGTTTACAATTAATTGTTGTTCATACTTTTGCTAACTATTTTAATTTAGATTTTGGAAAGTTTGTATTTGATGGTTTAGGTTTTTTATATTGTTTAATTTTAACATTTGGGTTTTTATCAATTATTGCCTGAGTAATTAGTGCTTTAACTGTTATTCAAAATCCCATTAAATTAATTAAAAACGAATCAGTAACTGCAGATTCACACTTTACTAGAGCAATAAAACGTGTAAGTATTAATCGTGGATTTTTAACAAGATTTCGTTTAGCATTATTTACATCAAGTATTGGCAAAATGGCTGCTGCATCGCTAACAATGTTTTTAGGAACTACTTTAATGACAACAGCTATTATTGGGCCAAAAATTATGGCTGATAATAAATTGCTTTCCTTTACAGGTATGAACTATAAATCAGCAGTTGAATATAATATTCCTACTTACAACTCACCATATACTTTTTACCAAACTTATAATCCTAATACTAAACCATGAGATTATAAAACGATAAAACAAGGCACTGATACCTATCAACGACCACTACGAGGTGATGAAAATAATGATGAATTTGTGAAAGAAATCTTAGCAAATAATATTAATTCCGAAGCTTATGCACCTATGACTTTTGCGAATGCTAGTGCAGCACTATCGACATTGGGATTATTTAGTTTAACCTACTTAGATGGTAAAATGTTTACTAAATCTTTTTTAAACGGTTTAGATAGTAGTGATGCTAATAGTCCTTATTTAATTTCGACAATTGTTCCTAGTGCTTGACCTGCAGCATGGCCTATTTACTTAAATGCTTTGCAAAATACTGATGTTGATAGTTACTATAGTAACGATAATTATAATTTATTACGTAAGTTTTATCAAGATTATCGTTCAACTGTCGCGATGAATATTAGTGGTGTCATCTCTAAGTCTGGTCAGTTAAGTGATAATCCTAATGATTTTAGTAATACTTTATTTAAAAGCTTTGCTACTAAGAATGATTTTTTAGGCAAAAAAACTATTCCTGCTTATGATAATATTCCACCAATTAGTGAAGGTGGTGATACTTTTGAAACTACGATTGATAATTTTCAATTTGACCAAAGTGATAAGGCCTATCCGTGGCATGTAACTAATGAAAAAGAAATATTAACAAAATCTGCTACTGAATTGCCTTCACAAGCATCACGTAATAGTTGAATTAATAAAATATCAACATGATTTGGTGCCTTATTTTATAGTAGAATTGGTCAAACAGTAGTACAAGGTACGTATAGTCGTTCACCATATTTTATTCGTCAAAATATTGCCAATGCTTATAACGATCCCAATTCTCCATTTAATATTAGTTTTAATGTCCTTCCCTTTAATAACAAAACTGATGAATTAGGTACTTATTTTGTTGGTGAACCTGATAAATATTTTAATGGCCATAAATATCCCATGAAAGTTTATGGATTACAAAGTCAACAACAATTAGAAAAACCATCAATGATGCAATTATATGATAGTGATGGCAATGTTTTAAATCCTTTATTAGAAAGTGATGATGGTAGTGATACAACAAGGATTGTTATTAATCAAACGATTGCTAAACAATTAAACTTACATGTTAATGATCCATTTATGATGACAACTAATGGTAATATTATGGAATTTAAAAATAATCCTGGTGATGATTATACCCATTTTAATGTAAAAGATATCTCATTTACTGAGTTAGGTAAAAATATAGTTGGTAATCGATCAAATAATGTTACGTTAAATAAACAAAGTACTAGGTTTACAAAAGTCAATAAATTAAAAGATAATCCATATGTTTCATTAAATACTGCTACAAAGATGTTAAAAGAGAATGTCGCTGGTAATGTTGTTACTACTCGTGATAGTATTCTTACCAAATATAAAGTAGTAGGAATATATAATGGCTATGGTCAACCGAATGCTTATATTAGTAAAACTAATGCTGATAAACTATTACATTATAATGATAAAACAGTCAATAATACTGATAGTCGTAGTATGTTATTTCGTATTTTTCAAATGGAATGAAAAAATGAAGCAACCTGAAATGGTATTGATTTTAGTGTTTTAAAGCCAGCAGATATGGATTATGCTAAATTCGTTAATGATGCAACTGTTGACCCTAATTTAGTCAAAGTATTTGATAATGAATATCCCCTATTTAACTTTAAATTTTCAAATTCGGATGTATTACCTGATATTACTAATTCATTTTCAACATCACAGATATATGGCGATTACAGTCCTTTTGGTTTAAATGGTGGATTTGAAGAAGCGAGTGGTGAAACCTATGAAGGCTATGGTGTTGGTTCTGCGCTTAATGTATCACCACTATATGTCCATTATCAATTATTAAATCAAATTACCACTTTAGTCGATGCAGTATTAGCGGCGTTCATTGTTTTCTCATTAATTATTTCGTTCTTTATTATCTTGCTAACAAGTAACTTAGTTATTTATGAAAACCGAAAAGTTATTGCTACTATGAAAACCTTAGGTTATAGTGACAGTAAAATCACTAATATTGTGATTGGTATGTACTTGCCATTAATTATTGCCATGTTTGTGATTGGATTTCCTATTGGTTGAGTTATTGTGAGCCAAGTTATTAGTTATTTAGCATTACACACAATTTGGGTGTTACCACTATTCTTTACATGATGGCTACCATTTGTTGTAGCAGGTATTGTGTTAGGAATTTATGGTGCTACCTTTATGATTGGTTGAAATAGTATGAAAAAAATTAATCCTATTAAAACCTTAAACGAAATTGATTAA
- a CDS encoding AAA family ATPase yields the protein MAFLKRIEAYGFKSFAEPIKIEFDSNIVGIVGPNGSGKSNINDAIRWVLGEQSVKSLRGENSEDIIFNGAKGKQPLNSAQVTLVFDNTSGIFKVDFNEVQITRKAYRNSSENEYFINKARVRLKDVQEIIMGTGLAKGSLAIISQGNVSKFADSKPEERRSLFEEAAGVSKYKKRKEESLRKLERTNDNLTRVSDIISEIHRKIEPLANQAQKAKTFLELRDTLKKYEITIIVKDLTVYQQQLLSTTTSITNNSKLQQQLNLKISNNKQQLKFLKNKSYDLEKNINSLEMNLSNINILLQVLEQQKTLIQTKNQQQDQSEVTILKSNITDLMALMEQKNLLIQKEQLHFDMISESYNDLNIQLQDLMLGQNNLHQGLGDKKAQLATAINYQIRSNQKYLGVQTILNNKENLTGIVGVVSDLITVPELYTNAIVMVLGNALKNIVTVTSKDATKAVAFLKQNQAGIATFLPLNSLQVRTATKEDEIIVMSKPGFLNFAHHIVTATDISMQPIVDFLLGRTIVCETLEQARIISQLIAAKYQCVTLDGQLIKAGGAIVGGYHQQRNNVNIFQEKRIIEQLNDEIKSLEQQLVNINVQTTSIQSELHELQDQKITSNLTINKLITDNNEFKNRCQLLTSQYQNLTGEKLDINNTKLTDVFLQYETSKYEQTQTTQQLQVIRKQKHQLLEQMQKLENELYIWNQEHFMATEQLNKQQLDHVKLESKIEQHLLRLVETYNLTYEYGKEHYHEPLADEAQARILVQQLRNQIEDLGFVNINAIEEFEKENERYLHLKTKHDELQTASKELLKAIDEMDNIMITQFDETIKAINLVLPETFQTLFGGGTCSLRYTLPDDILNTGVEVLANPPGKKISNLNLLSGGEKSLVALAVLFAILKVKPLPLTILDEVEAPLDPANLERFARYVRSFSKTTQFIIVTHRPGTMENCDVLYGTTMQNQGITKMVAIKLADAKTIIASEEKPISTNYVV from the coding sequence ATGGCATTTTTAAAACGCATTGAAGCATACGGCTTTAAATCATTTGCAGAACCAATCAAAATTGAATTTGATAGTAACATAGTCGGGATTGTGGGACCCAATGGTTCTGGCAAGTCTAATATTAATGATGCTATTCGTTGAGTCTTAGGCGAGCAATCAGTTAAATCATTACGTGGTGAAAATAGCGAAGATATTATTTTCAATGGTGCCAAAGGCAAGCAACCATTAAATAGCGCCCAAGTAACACTAGTGTTCGATAATACTAGTGGTATTTTTAAAGTTGACTTTAATGAAGTACAAATTACCCGTAAAGCCTATCGCAATAGTAGTGAAAATGAATATTTCATTAATAAAGCTCGTGTGCGTTTAAAAGATGTTCAAGAAATCATAATGGGAACTGGCCTTGCTAAAGGTTCACTTGCTATTATTAGTCAAGGTAATGTTTCTAAATTTGCCGATTCAAAACCCGAAGAACGAAGAAGTTTATTTGAAGAAGCAGCAGGTGTTTCTAAATATAAAAAACGCAAAGAAGAATCACTACGTAAATTAGAACGTACTAATGATAATTTAACACGAGTTAGTGATATCATTAGTGAAATTCATCGTAAAATTGAACCACTTGCCAATCAAGCTCAGAAAGCTAAAACCTTTCTTGAACTACGTGATACTTTAAAAAAATATGAAATTACGATTATTGTTAAAGACTTAACTGTTTATCAACAGCAATTATTATCAACTACCACTAGTATCACTAATAACAGTAAACTGCAACAACAACTTAATTTAAAAATTAGTAACAACAAACAACAATTAAAATTCTTAAAAAACAAAAGTTATGATTTAGAAAAAAATATTAATAGTTTAGAAATGAACTTATCTAACATTAATATTTTATTACAAGTACTAGAACAACAGAAAACCTTAATTCAAACTAAAAACCAACAACAAGACCAATCAGAAGTTACGATCTTAAAAAGTAATATTACTGATTTAATGGCATTAATGGAACAAAAAAACTTATTAATCCAAAAAGAACAACTGCACTTTGATATGATTAGTGAATCCTACAATGATTTAAACATTCAATTACAAGATTTAATGCTAGGTCAAAACAATCTTCATCAAGGGTTAGGTGACAAAAAAGCACAACTAGCAACTGCCATCAACTATCAAATTCGTAGTAATCAAAAATATTTAGGTGTGCAAACAATTTTAAATAATAAAGAAAATTTAACTGGTATCGTTGGTGTCGTTAGTGATTTAATTACTGTACCTGAACTTTATACTAATGCTATTGTTATGGTGCTTGGTAACGCTTTAAAGAATATTGTTACTGTCACAAGTAAAGATGCTACCAAAGCTGTAGCGTTTTTAAAACAAAACCAAGCAGGAATTGCGACATTTTTACCTTTAAACTCCTTACAAGTTCGTACTGCAACAAAAGAAGATGAAATTATTGTGATGAGCAAACCTGGATTTTTAAACTTTGCCCATCATATTGTTACTGCTACTGATATTTCAATGCAACCGATTGTTGATTTTTTATTAGGACGTACTATTGTTTGTGAAACTTTAGAACAAGCAAGAATTATTTCCCAATTAATTGCTGCTAAGTACCAATGTGTTACCCTAGATGGGCAACTAATTAAAGCCGGAGGAGCCATTGTTGGAGGTTACCATCAACAACGTAATAATGTTAATATTTTCCAAGAAAAACGGATAATTGAACAACTAAATGATGAAATTAAATCTTTAGAACAACAACTAGTTAACATTAATGTCCAAACTACTAGCATCCAAAGTGAACTTCACGAATTACAAGACCAAAAAATTACGAGTAATCTAACAATCAATAAACTAATAACCGATAATAATGAATTCAAAAACCGTTGTCAACTATTAACAAGCCAATATCAAAATCTAACTGGTGAAAAACTAGATATTAATAACACCAAATTAACTGATGTTTTTCTTCAATATGAAACAAGCAAATATGAACAAACTCAAACTACCCAACAATTACAAGTTATTCGTAAACAAAAACATCAGTTACTAGAGCAAATGCAAAAATTAGAAAACGAATTATACATTTGAAACCAAGAACACTTTATGGCAACTGAACAGTTAAATAAACAACAACTAGATCATGTAAAACTAGAAAGCAAAATAGAACAACATCTCCTACGTCTAGTTGAAACTTATAATTTAACTTATGAATATGGTAAAGAACACTATCATGAACCACTTGCCGATGAAGCACAAGCACGAATTTTAGTACAACAATTACGTAATCAAATTGAAGATTTAGGATTTGTTAATATCAATGCGATTGAAGAATTCGAAAAAGAAAATGAACGTTATTTGCATTTAAAAACTAAACATGATGAATTACAAACTGCTTCCAAAGAACTGTTAAAAGCCATTGATGAAATGGATAATATAATGATAACCCAGTTTGATGAAACAATTAAAGCTATTAACTTAGTTTTACCAGAAACATTTCAAACATTATTTGGTGGAGGAACTTGTAGTTTACGTTATACCTTACCTGATGATATTTTAAACACTGGTGTGGAAGTCCTAGCTAACCCCCCAGGAAAAAAAATTAGTAATTTAAACTTACTATCAGGTGGTGAGAAATCATTAGTTGCATTAGCGGTATTATTTGCCATTTTAAAAGTAAAACCATTACCACTAACGATTTTAGATGAAGTTGAAGCACCACTTGATCCTGCTAACTTGGAACGTTTTGCGCGTTATGTTCGTAGTTTTTCTAAAACCACACAGTTTATTATTGTTACTCACCGTCCTGGAACTATGGAAAATTGTGATGTTTTATATGGAACAACTATGCAAAATCAAGGCATTACAAAAATGGTTGCTATTAAACTAGCTGATGCTAAAACTATTATTGCTAGTGAAGAGAAACCAATTAGTACTAATTATGTGGTTTAG